In bacterium YEK0313, one genomic interval encodes:
- a CDS encoding Tripartite tricarboxylate transporter family receptor: protein MVVENKPGAGGNLGAVEVARAAPDGTTILFGTSGPLAINVSLYRNLAYHPIDSFEPVVMVGALPNVLAVHPKVPARSLSELVAYARERPGRLFFASSGNGASSHLAGVLFNGRVGTEIKHVPYRGTGPALNDLVAGHVHMTFTDVLTAAPHIQAGTINAIGVTTLARSDALPQVPTLHEQGLSQFDVSVFFGIVAPRNTPRAVIDQLNRAFVDSMADPALAAVLREQGIIRDPDTRPERLTEVMRAEIDKWREVVAASGAQLD from the coding sequence GGGCGGGCGGCAATCTCGGCGCCGTCGAGGTGGCGCGTGCCGCGCCTGACGGCACCACCATCCTGTTCGGCACGTCGGGCCCGCTCGCCATCAATGTCAGCCTCTACCGCAACCTTGCCTATCACCCCATCGACAGTTTCGAGCCGGTGGTGATGGTCGGGGCGCTGCCCAACGTGCTCGCGGTCCATCCCAAAGTGCCGGCGCGCAGCCTCTCCGAGCTCGTCGCCTATGCCCGTGAGCGGCCGGGCCGGCTGTTCTTCGCCTCGTCGGGCAATGGCGCGTCCTCGCATCTGGCGGGCGTGCTGTTCAACGGCCGGGTCGGCACCGAGATCAAGCACGTGCCCTATCGGGGCACGGGACCCGCGCTCAACGACCTGGTCGCCGGGCACGTGCACATGACCTTCACCGACGTGCTGACCGCCGCCCCGCACATCCAGGCCGGCACCATCAACGCCATCGGCGTGACCACGCTGGCGCGCTCCGATGCGCTGCCGCAGGTGCCGACGCTGCACGAACAGGGGCTTTCGCAGTTCGACGTCAGCGTCTTCTTCGGCATCGTCGCGCCCAGGAACACGCCGCGCGCGGTGATCGACCAGCTCAACCGGGCCTTCGTCGACTCCATGGCCGATCCCGCCCTGGCTGCGGTCCTGCGCGAGCAGGGCATCATCCGCGACCCGGACACCAGGCCGGAGCGCCTCACCGAGGTGATGCGTGCGGAGATCGACAAGTGGCGCGAGGTGGTGGCGGCCTCCGGCGCCCAGCTCGATTGA